cttttgtttttagtttcaATCATTCAAGCAGTAGAAATAAAAGTACAAAAGAGACCAAATCTACTCAGcgtaaaatatcaaatttaaagataaaaaaaatcttattttttaaaataaatttataagaaATCATGTCAAAAACTCAATTTCTGAAGTTCTTCTAAGAGCATACGTTTATATTTAGTAATTTTTGTCAAACTATGTTATTATTTGAGGACTTTTATTAATAGAGGTTCACTGACGGAATAAGATGTGACCAACGAAGCTTAgattttatgttattatttgaCTCATTAAATAATTCGTACGtaataattatgttttttgtgtaattttttatatgtatatttgtttattctttctttttccttttactcTCTTACAAATTATTGGTTAATTTTTGCAACTCCAATATATTACAAATAAAAAGTGTTCCAAATACGTTAAAAATCAATCATCAAATCAATATtaaatttatcataataaaataatttaatatattcataatagtataataattttttataaaatttatcataataaaataatttaatttattcataatagtataataattttttataagatttCAAATACGTATTCATGTATATAATATCTTATTAGTAACTGATTCTTTTATTCACGTAACATAATTGGTTATGAATAGAGCCAATAGATTATTAATTCGTGTTTTACACTTTTACTATTGCACTAtattcaattatcaaaactcttttttaatttaattggtaGAGATTAAGTAGTTCTTAATACGTGAAATAAACGCAGATATGACAAACTAATTGAtacgaaaaaaaattggtaactAATTAAGCATACATGAGCTATCAATGTATGGGATCAATGCATCTAGACATATTAAATTTCGATAATTTGGTAAAAAGGATGAtttctataataaattaaaaagtacCTTTCCATATACAGACAAGGAAATGTAAGGCTTAAGGAGGAGCTAAATAAGCTACAAAGCTAGGACTTCACAGAGGAGTAGCACTGTGGCAGAGGAGAATACAAGAGCTAAAAAGAGAAATTACgcaacaatgaaaaagagaagaaaaattgtGTGGACAAAGAGCCAAGGTTATCAAAGATTTTAGTGAATTGGCTAAAAGGTATTCAAGATAAAATCATATCTCTTATTCAAAGTGCCTTTGTAAGAGGTAGACAAATCCAAGACAATACATCATAGTACAGGAAGCCTTTCACAGTTTAACAcaaaaagggaaaagagaaTAAAGAGTCTTATCATAGTGGCCTTTGGCTTTCAGAACAGTTGGAAATCTATACAAGGTTATCATTTTGCAAAGAAGTTGAGATAAGGGGATCCCTTATCACCATTCACCACCGTATTGTTTCATTGTAGGGTCGGAGGTTCTAATTATTCCGGTGGAGGAAGCGCTAAGTGATGAAAGAATAACAGGGTTTCACATTGCCCCCTCAGCTCAAGTTATCTCACACCTCCATTTCGCAGATGACTACATAAACTTTGCAAAGGCTAAAGAGAAAGAGTTGTACCAGATATTTCTCATTCTTCATCAATACACAGAAGCATAAGGATAATTTTGAGTAGTCAGGAATAACATTTGGAAATCAAGTTTTGATCCAGACCAGGGTGGATATTGAGAAAATTTTTTGAGGCTCCCAGCTCAGTAGGAAAAgaagttttaataaaatttcttaTTCAAGCTATCCCAGCTTATGCAATAAATCTGGTGACGTTTCCAAAAGGTTTTTGCCATTTCAAACAGCAAAATTCTGGTGGACTTTAGCTGCAAAGAGAAAGGAGTACACTGAAAAAGTTGAAGATAAGCAATAACAAAGCTGAAGGAGGGTTAGGATTCTTCTTTTggtaacttttaattttaattttttcttttttgatggaCAGAAATTAGGAAGATGGTGTAGTCTTTTGTTTGGACAGATGGTGAGGAAGAACAAGACATAGTTGAGATATCCGAATCCAAAAACAATGTTGATCATCACCATTTGCCCTTCTGATATGACTAGTGTTAAGCTACATTGGGCAGAATATGTCAATTTAACATGCCAAATCAACACGCCATCAATGGAGATCAATATAAAGAACAGTCACGTGTCATTAATCATAATTTGGGATCCTAATTAGGTCAATTAAAATTTGAGTCTAATTTGAAACGCGAGGTAAATATACTCCTTACCAGGAGAGCTATGCACAGACAGCCAGTttctatataaaaattagttcaACATTTTTGGGGAAATAAAATGAATCAAACCAACAACAAAAATTGATGCACCAACCAAGTAATCCCCGTACAACTTTATTTTCTGAAGTGGTATCTGTGCACCACAATCTATGTATAACTCAACTTTCCATGTTATAAATACCACTGGATTAAAACAGTACAAACTTCGCAAGTGAACATACATTATAAATCACAGTTTGTGTGGATAGAAACAAGCATGACTATTAGGAAAACGAAtaagaacaaaatttaattcCAAACTTGATGATTTTAGTGGTTAGTTTTCAGGAGGTTTCATAGTCATAACCAAGAGTTCAAGACAAGTTCCTCTCACGCATTAGAGATTCTATCTTTTGAACATCTTCTGGAATGTCAACACCATGGGCCTCGTGGTTAACTTTTATTACCTACAATAATAGATTGCAAAAGTTAATTTTCATCTTTTCAAGGATAACATGCACAATAATGGTATGAATGACTAACTCAACAAAAGatttaaatcaaaacaatcCACAATGACAAAGTTGATAAACGAAGAAGTCATTAGAGACATTTTACATCCATTTCAAAACGTGAAATGTCTTTAAAACTGTAGGCActttcttcttgttcaaaggCAATAGTGAGTTTGATTAACACTTTGGGATAATTTTATCCCCCCAcccccctttttttcttttttctttttttaaatgcaAAATCCTATTACAAACTTCAAGAGAATCTGTAACTATCACATTTGAGTCTAATAAGTCAGAACCGGATTTTAACTCaatcaattttattcaaattgagAATTAAAAGATGTATTACATGAAAATAACAGCAAAACATCTTATGCTACAAGCACTCACCAGGTATTCAGTTCAATGTTTGCTATCATTGGCTGCTAAAACTATAAGGTATTTACGGAATATATGCAGCTTTTCtaaataatacaattttatCAATCATCTCCCGAAAGCTTAAATAAATATGATATTGGTCAATCAATGATTATATATCTTAAAATGTTAATACACCCACCTATGCAAAATACATCTAAAGTTGAAAAGTAAACAACGTACCAACCCTATGCAGAAAATTAGCATTGATATTTATCATTATTTCCTTATTACTATTAGGATTTCActattgttataaatagatgCTAGTATTCCTCTCATGTAAGCCACATCACGTAACTTTCTCTCATCTCCTGATTACTATTTACtctattattttattggttAATCACGGATTTTAACAAATAATATGGCAGGAACATTCTTTCTTGAAAGCTTGGACTGTTCAATGTATGTAAATGGGATCCGAACCTTGGACTATATTGTATGAGTATTTGACTAACATAGACACCTTTTCTTAAGTAGGTTTATGTAAGGGGAGAGAACAGAAGAATTCGACTCAATAATAAGCAGCCCAATTAACTGCAAATATAGCTTGCTACAGCTGTATGCTAGGTTCAGAGTTCAgaccaaggaaaaaaaaaagaaaataataagaaaaagaaaacagctGTGGGCTCCATGAGAGTTTCTAAGAAGTTTGCGCCAGATCGGATGTCAAAACTCTTGAATTTATCCTACACTCATGATGGATGTGTAAACTCAAATACAAAATTCGACCAATAAAACTTGCAAGAGTttacttattttgaaaataatattacaaactAATTACATATCTAATTATAATAAACATACATAATAAAAGTATAACGACAAGATTTTGGTTTTATCATAATGAACGAAATACTACGGAAACACAAATGAAATCATAAAAAAGTACCAGACATCAAAATCATCAACTTTGGAAGCACCAAGTTAAAGTGCTTCATGTATAATGCAGTGTTCTAGTGCTTGAGATCAAATTCTAACAAGAACAATAAATTTACGAGTTTATCCCACGTATGTACAAGTTCTCTCATGTTCATTAGGTCCAAGCTTTCAAGCAAGTATCTAGGGACTAGACTCCTAAGTCATAGGAGTTTACTTGAGAGTTTAACAATTGTAGATAAGCATAAGGGAAAGACAGGAGTCAAGAAGAGACTGTGGAGTTTAGGTAGGTGAGGAGATGAGCTATTGAACATATCCTCCAACCGATGTAGATTTCGAGTCATTTTGAGCAAGACTCTCTTTCACTAAACACAGTTCTCAATACTTTTCCATACCCTAATTTTTTGATCCAGTTCCATCATAATACCACTAAGACTATTTAAGGCCAATGCTAAccacataaaatttttaaataaatgcaAGCCAGTAAGACATTGACGAATTAATGACTTGTATGAAAACATTCAGGAACCTTCATCTTATAGCCGTTCTCGAGAACTTTAAGCTGTTCCAAATCTTCCTCAAGTTGCAATGGAGTAGGCTGAAGATCTGGATATATCTTCAGAAACTTTGTATCATAGCTCTGAAAGACGTGTAGAAACACAAACATTACATCCCAATGAAGCAAATACTGGTAATAGACCCATGAATGAAGAGGAATTATTATTATCATGCCCAAAGAATTGAACACCAGTACCTGTATCCCCAGATGAAGCAAATAAGGAAATTGTTGATTGACTTTTCCCGACCTGTACCGTGCATGAATTTATTAAGTTTGAGTgccttcatatatatatatgatgatgatgatgatgatgaaaaatcaACCTTCTAAGTGTTCCTAACttacttgttgaatgggatcaATCCTCGTGAAAAATAGATAGCATAACCACGATTATCTACGACACATTTCACTCTATTCGGATCAAGTGCATCTTCTGGCTTTAAAGATGTGACTGCAGTACTGAACACCGCATCTGGAGTTGCCTGTAGAGTGTAGACAACATGACAGATCAtagtatgattgaaaaaaatatagatccagtaatggggaatagatcctctcaatttttttctctcaaGTGATGTTGTGAAATGTGATCTTTTACCATATAACATCTTCTCTCACATGTTTTTTCTTGGTTCCGCTTAAAGAGTGTATCGTTAGAGTCttagagatcacactttacagCATCACTTGAGAGAAAAAGTTGAGAGCTAGCATAATAACTTGTTGGTTAATATATTGTCATGCGTGTGAATCTTGTAACGTACTGATATTAAAGGATGCATTCAGTATCATTGAATCCCGATTTTGCTAAGAAAACTGTGCATATAACCAGAGCCTAAAGCAAAATAATCATTCATTGTTGCCACGTAAAAATATCTCCATCTTTAATGGTATCAGCTACAATAAACCAAAGCAAAAAGTAAATTCTTACCTGCAAAGCTTTGACAATGCCATCAATTATTTCAGGTTCAATAAGAGGTTCATCACCCTGAATGTTGACAACAATATCATAGTTTTTACCAAGCTTCTCTAGGGCTTCACTGCAGCGCTCAGTACCTATCAAGCATAAAAAAAGTTATGAATCATTGTAAGaccaagaagaagaaagaaagaatcaaATAAAGACAATATCTTGTTAATAATTGTAACTTAACAGTTCCAATATGCAACTAATTTTTGTTACCATTTCGACAAGACTCAGATGTCATTACAACATCAGCTCCAAACTTTCGACAGCACTCAGCAATCTTTTCATCATCAGTTGCCACAACTATAATCAGATTAGCAATCAAACATCAAAAAAGTAAACCAGATTAAATGTAGGGAACACTGACAATTTCTAGAATCAAAATCCCAAGAGGTTTCACAATAGAGAAGAAATGTAAACACTAAACATATAACATTACATTGATAATTATCACCCAAATATTAATGGCAAGTTAACCCAAAGCCCAAAATAATGATAGAGGAAAAAGGTctctcttcctcttggaagattgATGGTTGGTTTGTTTAATGATTTTATAATCTGAAGGTTTGTACAAAGGGTGCTATTGTCAAGGGCCGCCCAATTGCAAAAGAACATGCTCAGAATAAGTCTCATTCTGGCCTAGAGTAGTCTGCTAAAGATTAGTTTGGTAGATTGGTAGATTCTCCATTGTGGTTCAACAATTTGGCAGATGCTAAGTGAAGCTGATCATTCTGTGTTTTATCATCAAACTCTACAAGGCAACATATATTTGATTCTGTAAGTTGATGACGTTGACAATGCTAGCAAAGACAATGATGGAATAACTTAGGTCAAACAACATCTATGGCATCATATTTAGACAGAAGACCTTGCATTCCCGTCACTTGTTGGGCATTGAAGTAGCAAAAGTTAAAGACGGATACTGGTATAGTCCTCTTTTGGTGAAAGTATTCCATGGATATCTCAAAAGATACATACATACTTGGTGCAAAGCTGGTTAAACATTTTAACACACTTATGGATCTTAATGTCACAGTCCTTCAAAATTAGGGGGGCAATGGATTCTgaaatctgaaatatctcaaggTGATCATTTGCCATGTTCTGAGTCCTCTAAAGAGGAACCCCGgtcccaaaaaataaaaatttaaaatttaaaaaaaaaagaaaaaaaaaagaggaagggGTGACAGGTCTGAGAAGGTCATTTGAAGCAACTATTCTTAAAACTCGCTTATGCTTTTGGTGTTTAGATATCAAACTCCAATGTAGGAGCTGTGGATGATGAGCACCCATAAAATATGAGATAGAATTACACAGATGGAAGGAGAATAAGATCAGAATGGTCAACAGCATGTTGAAGGCTGGAAGCTCCCTGACTATACTAGTATTCACCACATCATTCATGTATCAAAACCAAAAAAGATTGTAACATCATTATCCGGGAAACCATTGCCGATTAATTGTTGACACAAAGGATAGGAAGTAGAAGATAACACTAGCTTTTAAGAAAAATGGATTACGATAATATTAAGAGGTAGATTCCTTTAAGGCACCAAATCGAggtaaaatgcctaatctaattTTATCAAACAAGACTTGCTTGAATACGAGAATAGAATTTAGACTACAGCTAAGGTGAAACAAATAATATATACTTAGAGGCCTTTATTTTATAACACAACTTCCAACAATTTATAATAGGTAGTTATATAATATAGTTACATTCAAGCCTAGATTAAATGAAGATCATGTACATAGACATACCAACTTGATCCAACGTGGCTGCCAGCTTTGCCCTTTCCCATGTCCTCTGTAAACCGGCCATACATAAGCAGTATACATTAAAATTGGAACATTAGAAAcaataaactaagaaaaatttGCTGAGAAAATAGTAAAAGAAATCAAAGGTACTGAAGTTTCTAgttgacaataaaaaaaaatagaagtaatAAGTGCAAAAATTGAGAGAGAtagcaataaataaataaacaaatagttAAGCATatagcacaacctgaagaacaCCCAAAATGCACCTTGAGTTGAGTTCCCCACCATGTTAGTGCAGCTTGTACAATTTTACACTGCCTACACATGTACCCATTTCTCCGACACTTATTTAACTTCCAAAAATCCAACTTCAAACAAGCATACTATGCTCTATTTTCTCATGTCATGTTTGGTACATTGTAACAAGCAACACTTCTCTTGTTTCTTATTGTTACACTAATTTGTCAAGTTAGTTCAGAATAACAATGTGGCAATAATGATTGACCAGCAATCCAGCATCCTTCCTTACTGTACacaaattataaagaaaattaTCATTTGAAATTCTTTAGTATTTCCAGTTTAACTTTTAACTGTAAACAAATCTAGACCATAGTGTACTAGGATGCACAATTTCCTTTCTCTTTATTCCATTACTTCAAGTTGTTCAGTTTTATTAAcctgaaaaacaaaagctagaGTCACAATTTTATTTCAAGTTGGGAAAACTGTCATGCTCTTGAAGATTATTATCTGAAAATAGTGTCCAAAAATTGtcacaattttatttctataccATGTTCATTCATTTCCCAACATTGGATATGAACCCTGAGCTAAAACTATTCCACGAAACGCACAAAAtgtcaacaaaaaattaaatcagcATTAACATAGAAGAGAAGTAACCATCTATAGtttaaatggaaaaaaaaaattgaaagaagagGATTAGACCTGGATCATAGGTTTACCAAGAATCTCAACGAGAGGCTTTCCCTGAAACCGGGTAGAAGCAAATCGGGCGGGTATGATGCCGACAACCCGGTTCCGGAATTTCTTGACCCGAGTCCAGTAGGCGCGAGCACCGACCGCAGCAGCAACTGCAACTCCGGCCATAATGCCATGGAGGATCCAGAACTTTGCACTGTTGGAAGACTCAAACGGCGAGGAAGACGAGGATGAAgaatcagaggaagaagaagaagacgaaggcGATGGGCAAAAGGCCATGGCAAAGTGAAGAATGAGGAGGAGATCGATCTGCGTTAGAAGGTTCTATCGTCAGTGGGTACCTACGGCCACCGGCTAGGATTAATCGAATCCGGCTCAACgactaattttattatattttagagaaaatgataaatatatttaagtgtaaaaagatttgaaaatatatttaagttttttattttctcaaaatttggAGACatcaatctttttatttatttgatgtcATAGTTATCAGAACCCGAACCGGTATTTAACCCGGTCATATTACCGGGTCATCGGGTCACTGGTTTAACTGGTGGGTCGCTGATTCACTCGGTTAACTcggtcataattaaataaaatataaaattataattaaaagttaaaatacaTGTCTTCATAAACATAATAATAACCAAATATTAATTCTTAGACATAactaataatgtaaaaaaaagtcaataaactagtcattagaaaaaaatattttctcaatttaaataaataagaacaagCAAAAGATAACATAATCGATAAATCAAATTCAAGTGATACTTATATCGATTAATCCCACCTCCCCACCTCCCCTAACAAGTTTCTCACAATATATGCACATCATAGtaattttccttgatttttcaaCAATTTGTTTACAATGCTCCTAAGCAGAATCAGGCTTCCCTTTATTCTTATAAACTCTTTTAGTTGTAACCTGAGGAGTTGACAATACTTGTTCTTGAGATGGTGGCATTTCGAATGGCGTTTGTGATAAAGACATTTTTGAGATTCTaacaaaagataaaacaaaagaCTTACAGCAACAAATTCT
The genomic region above belongs to Arachis duranensis cultivar V14167 chromosome 3, aradu.V14167.gnm2.J7QH, whole genome shotgun sequence and contains:
- the LOC107478445 gene encoding 3-deoxy-manno-octulosonate cytidylyltransferase, mitochondrial; protein product: MAFCPSPSSSSSSSDSSSSSSSPFESSNSAKFWILHGIMAGVAVAAAVGARAYWTRVKKFRNRVVGIIPARFASTRFQGKPLVEILGKPMIQRTWERAKLAATLDQVVVATDDEKIAECCRKFGADVVMTSESCRNGTERCSEALEKLGKNYDIVVNIQGDEPLIEPEIIDGIVKALQATPDAVFSTAVTSLKPEDALDPNRVKCVVDNRGYAIYFSRGLIPFNKSGKVNQQFPYLLHLGIQSYDTKFLKIYPDLQPTPLQLEEDLEQLKVLENGYKMKVIKVNHEAHGVDIPEDVQKIESLMRERNLS